In a single window of the Spodoptera frugiperda isolate SF20-4 chromosome 19, AGI-APGP_CSIRO_Sfru_2.0, whole genome shotgun sequence genome:
- the LOC118281158 gene encoding uncharacterized protein LOC118281158 gives MFVDEESDEDSIRIKHVEEAPKRRPKKIKIPRRAPSIVVEPPRVMVMTAGIKPKPIKLNKCLVSPPTLYELTAAIVDKLDYPDPFQWTEITVAQWMEDIGFPQYRECILDNLINGRRLLRFEDPSQLPKINIRDFEDIKVITAAIRKLFATDYVLFKRSIGLPIRKPGTHCTWFKSLTGPVWGVRQNYTRSDILRWMKILMPKPVYRDHWDLVWYQKPDFPKTLLARIRKFEREPLYGIPIYAPPQDFCYEYQMPRKFRIQVNIPEEAQMIWMEHRPGSPSRKDQKTEEEKTKVDKKKLKKHKKKESRLMPKKINLEGLSGKDLILARRLMPKKKFLV, from the exons ATGTTCGTGGATGAAGAAAGCGACGAAGATTCT ATACGCATAAAACATGTAGAGGAAGCCCCAAAAAGGCGTCCCAAGAAGATTAAGATACCTCGCCGGGCACCTTCCATAGTAGTAGAGCCGCCCAGGGTCATGGTGATGACGGCTGGTATCAAGCCGAAACCGAT TAAACTGAACAAGTGTTTAGTGTCCCCCCCTACTCTATACGAGCTGACCGCTGCTATAGTGGATAAGCTGGACTATCCAGACCCCTTCCAATGGACGGAAATAACGGTCGCCCAGTGGATGGAAGACATTGGCTTTCCACAATACAGg gAATGTATACTAGATAATCTGATTAATGGAAGACGCCTGCTCCGTTTCGAGGACCCATCGCAGCTGCCGAAGATAAATATCCGTGACTTTGAAGATATCAAA GTAATAACAGCAGCTATAAGGAAACTCTTTGCAACCGACTATGTCCTGTTCAAGCGGAGTATCGGCCTACCTATAAGGAAGCCAGGCACCCATTGTACCTGGTTCAAATCCCTGACAGGACCAGTTTGGGGGGTGCGACAGAATTATACCAG GAGCGACATACTTCGTTGGATGAAGATTTTAATGCCGAAACCAGTTTATAGGGATCACTGGGATTTAGTTTG GTATCAGAAACCAGATTTCCCGAAAACATTGCTGGCGAGGATACGGAAATTTGAGAGGGAACCGCTGTATGGCATCCCGATCTATGCACCGCCCCAAGACTTCTGCTATGAATACCAG ATGCCTAGAAAATTCCGTATTCAAGTGAACATTCCAGAAGAGGCACAAATGATCTGGATGGAGCACCGCCCAGGATCCCCGTCAAGAAAGGATCAGAAGACGGAAGAAGAAAAGACGAAAGTAGACAAGAAGAAACTAAAGAAGCACAAGAAGAAAGAATCTCGTCTGATGCCAAAGAAGATTAATCTTGAAGGTCTCAGTGGAAAGGATCTGATTTTAGCCAGACGGCTGATGCCGAAGAAgaaatttttagtttaa